One Rhodanobacteraceae bacterium DNA segment encodes these proteins:
- a CDS encoding PQQ-binding-like beta-propeller repeat protein: MPKLVATQPRLSLSPDYIGFDIQSRCGSDWMFFYNGEWACVRHVGNRVTVTDAGRYSGPTSLSFWQRLVRGPIAGDNKVYMATTNPFFSTNPVAAIDPMTGARSEFALTSALPSDPVFYAQLPGDPNPTMIGITSGSSALITLPGGLQPPFQTLATTNIKTVVSGQFDADGASELGWLAPGTGLLRFRDASTLIDEPWTPLGTFTEARPAWSGDWDGDGHDEIAMATAANGALALLDPDMGGSYREPALPMPDIYRALGLLDWTAAGSRELVALGNDHVAVVDPRSGAVLRDQSLAPGGVGRVIAKALDWDNDGDQDLLWFDQGSMRLLRNPEGASVLQWSHGESHALGYFQAQGEQQLVVVIEAGGDLLIRRLNPRTLSTITEIVVPNLPFPSPGNVQSPEFLLGDFHSSPGPEILRISSTLLRAFALDGTQLWERAASTNSEYSFVQLSDSECAGIDCPPLAVQERSTTGNSIVQRVLNGQDGSVFWSSSPSNQSQALRALTQLSGDSYPELVVHAEQRLRAIDARTGQIVWDVPMNSVQDVRAVRRNGNRLAVMLQDSTLVLLDINGSELNRRQLSLNGSCESLCRLSYLARPAEAGDWIVTGSRPQYMAVRDDLSGEVTSVDDSLQTFLSCRLPRRHC; encoded by the coding sequence TTGCCGAAGCTCGTGGCCACTCAGCCGCGCCTGTCGCTGTCACCGGACTACATCGGTTTCGACATCCAGAGTCGCTGTGGAAGCGACTGGATGTTCTTCTACAACGGCGAGTGGGCCTGCGTCCGGCATGTGGGCAACCGGGTCACGGTCACTGACGCGGGCCGGTACTCGGGTCCCACGTCGCTGTCGTTTTGGCAAAGGCTGGTCCGTGGTCCCATTGCAGGCGACAACAAGGTCTACATGGCGACCACCAACCCGTTCTTCTCCACCAATCCGGTTGCCGCCATTGATCCCATGACCGGCGCACGCTCCGAATTCGCGCTCACCTCGGCCTTGCCTTCCGACCCGGTGTTCTATGCCCAGCTGCCGGGTGACCCGAACCCGACGATGATTGGCATCACCTCGGGGTCCTCGGCATTGATCACGCTTCCCGGCGGTCTGCAGCCGCCTTTCCAGACGTTGGCGACCACCAATATCAAGACGGTAGTCAGCGGACAGTTCGATGCGGATGGCGCATCGGAATTGGGTTGGCTGGCGCCGGGCACCGGCCTCTTGCGCTTTCGCGACGCGTCGACCCTGATCGACGAGCCGTGGACGCCGCTTGGTACCTTCACCGAAGCGCGCCCAGCCTGGAGCGGCGATTGGGACGGCGATGGCCACGATGAAATCGCCATGGCGACCGCTGCAAACGGAGCGCTGGCGCTGCTCGATCCCGACATGGGCGGTTCCTACCGTGAGCCGGCGCTGCCGATGCCGGATATCTATCGAGCGTTGGGCCTGCTCGACTGGACTGCAGCAGGATCACGAGAACTGGTCGCACTGGGTAACGACCATGTCGCCGTGGTGGATCCGCGCAGCGGGGCGGTGCTGCGGGACCAGTCACTCGCCCCGGGGGGCGTGGGTCGAGTCATCGCGAAGGCGCTGGACTGGGACAATGACGGCGACCAGGACCTGCTGTGGTTCGATCAAGGGTCGATGCGTCTGCTGCGAAATCCCGAGGGCGCCAGCGTACTCCAGTGGAGCCATGGCGAGAGTCACGCACTCGGCTATTTTCAGGCGCAAGGCGAGCAGCAATTGGTCGTTGTCATCGAGGCGGGCGGGGACTTGCTCATCCGTCGGCTGAATCCACGCACCCTGTCGACCATCACCGAGATTGTCGTTCCCAACCTGCCCTTCCCTTCGCCCGGAAATGTGCAGTCTCCGGAATTCCTGCTGGGCGATTTCCATTCCTCCCCGGGCCCGGAAATCCTGCGGATATCGAGCACCCTGCTCCGCGCCTTTGCGCTGGATGGCACTCAGTTGTGGGAACGGGCCGCCAGCACGAACAGCGAGTACAGCTTTGTGCAGCTGTCAGACAGCGAGTGCGCCGGCATCGATTGTCCGCCGCTGGCGGTGCAGGAGCGCAGCACTACCGGCAACTCGATCGTCCAACGCGTGCTCAACGGGCAGGATGGCAGCGTTTTCTGGAGTTCGAGTCCCAGCAATCAATCCCAGGCGCTGCGCGCCCTGACCCAGCTGTCCGGTGACAGCTATCCGGAACTCGTCGTTCATGCCGAGCAGCGTTTGCGCGCGATCGATGCCCGCACCGGCCAGATTGTGTGGGATGTTCCGATGAATTCGGTCCAAGACGTCCGGGCGGTGCGCCGAAACGGCAATCGCCTTGCAGTGATGCTGCAGGATTCGACGCTGGTGCTCCTCGACATCAACGGCAGCGAACTGAACCGTCGACAGCTCAGCCTCAATGGCTCGTGCGAGTCCCTGTGTCGCTTGAGCTATCTCGCGCGACCCGCCGAAGCCGGGGATTGGATCGTCACTGGGAGCCGACCGCAGTACATGGCCGTGCGCGACGATCTGTCAGGCGAAGTCACATCGGTCGACGACTCGCTGCAGACTTTCCTGTCCTGCAGGTTGCCTCGCCGACACTGCTGA
- a CDS encoding WYL domain-containing protein: MADEHSHPAQRQRQLPHGSLELTIPYAQPRELLMDIQRYGADAEILAPPELRQQMREMLAAALANCPQPAK; encoded by the coding sequence ATAGCCGACGAACACTCGCACCCCGCCCAACGCCAGCGACAACTACCCCACGGCAGCCTGGAACTCACCATCCCCTACGCCCAGCCCCGCGAACTGCTGATGGACATCCAACGGTACGGCGCCGACGCCGAAATCCTCGCCCCACCCGAGCTGCGCCAGCAGATGCGGGAGATGCTGGCAGCGGCGCTGGCGAACTGTCCCCAGCCAGCCAAGTAG
- a CDS encoding IS110 family transposase: protein MVEQVWQLMGLVGVGVHTAWPVVFEAFGWRGFKNRRQVGGFMGLTGTPFESGNSSHEQGISKCGPPNLRAMMVELAWRWIRHQPDTDLTRWFQEKFGVGKASRKRGIVALARRLSILLWRYLEYGVIPEGVRLKEVRMPSMGEAAQLQMAA, encoded by the coding sequence ATGGTGGAGCAGGTGTGGCAGCTGATGGGATTGGTGGGTGTGGGCGTGCATACGGCCTGGCCGGTGGTGTTCGAAGCCTTCGGTTGGCGCGGCTTCAAGAACCGGCGTCAGGTCGGCGGTTTCATGGGTTTGACCGGAACCCCGTTCGAGTCCGGCAATTCAAGCCATGAGCAGGGAATCAGCAAATGCGGGCCGCCTAATCTGCGAGCGATGATGGTGGAACTGGCGTGGCGCTGGATCCGCCACCAGCCGGACACCGACTTAACGCGCTGGTTTCAAGAGAAATTCGGCGTCGGCAAGGCCTCGCGCAAGCGCGGCATCGTGGCCTTGGCGCGGCGGCTGTCGATCCTGCTCTGGCGGTACCTGGAGTACGGTGTGATCCCGGAAGGCGTACGCCTGAAGGAGGTGCGGATGCCGAGCATGGGCGAAGCTGCGCAGCTGCAGATGGCGGCTTGA
- a CDS encoding FMN-binding negative transcriptional regulator, whose protein sequence is MYLPKHFEQADAQALAESIRGFPLATLIHVGAHGPDANHIPLRLRRVGEATHLVGHVARANPLWREADGQAVLAIFHGPQAYVSPQWYPSKAVDGRAVPTWNYSVVHAHGRLQAIDDPIWLRQLLEELSAEHEAFQPRPWRLDEAPPDYIDRQLRAIVGIDLRVDRLIGKDKLHQNHPEPNQRGVVAGLSARDQSPAQAVAAQMQARLQEAGEVQG, encoded by the coding sequence ATGTACTTGCCAAAGCATTTTGAACAGGCCGATGCGCAGGCGCTTGCCGAGTCGATCCGCGGTTTTCCGCTCGCCACGCTGATCCATGTCGGCGCGCACGGGCCGGACGCCAACCACATTCCCCTGCGCCTGCGAAGGGTCGGTGAGGCCACGCATCTGGTCGGTCATGTCGCCCGCGCCAACCCCTTGTGGCGCGAGGCCGACGGGCAAGCGGTACTGGCCATCTTCCATGGCCCGCAGGCCTATGTCAGCCCGCAGTGGTATCCCAGCAAGGCCGTGGACGGCAGGGCCGTGCCGACCTGGAATTACTCGGTGGTGCACGCTCATGGCCGTCTGCAGGCGATCGATGATCCGATCTGGCTGCGGCAGCTGTTGGAGGAGTTGAGCGCGGAGCACGAGGCGTTTCAGCCTCGCCCGTGGCGGCTGGACGAGGCGCCGCCGGATTACATCGACCGTCAGCTCCGCGCCATCGTCGGCATCGACCTGCGCGTGGATCGATTGATCGGCAAGGACAAGTTGCACCAGAACCACCCTGAACCGAATCAACGGGGCGTGGTGGCCGGACTTTCAGCGCGCGATCAATCGCCCGCGCAAGCGGTGGCGGCGCAGATGCAGGCGCGGCTGCAGGAGGCTGGCGAGGTTCAGGGATAA
- a CDS encoding pilin — MQAFQPWSQEGINGLVADFDPDATWQMVVDRYMRCASDADVTASTSPDPDADQNTATKTDAATRVREAPSLAASARTAVAEYFNSEGTWPESNAQAGIAESSPQFPVSIGPGGVITIHFDEPAELVGKSIVLTPRSEASGDWVDVYWSCSAVDIPMELRSQNCP; from the coding sequence ATGCAGGCGTTTCAGCCCTGGAGCCAGGAAGGCATCAACGGACTGGTGGCGGATTTTGACCCGGACGCCACCTGGCAGATGGTGGTGGATCGATACATGAGATGTGCCAGCGACGCGGACGTGACGGCAAGCACATCTCCGGATCCAGACGCAGATCAGAACACCGCGACCAAGACCGATGCGGCAACCCGGGTGCGGGAAGCCCCCTCGCTCGCTGCGTCCGCAAGGACTGCGGTTGCCGAGTACTTCAACTCGGAAGGCACTTGGCCGGAGAGCAATGCGCAAGCGGGCATCGCAGAATCCTCACCGCAATTTCCGGTCAGCATCGGCCCGGGCGGCGTCATCACGATCCATTTTGATGAACCGGCCGAGCTGGTGGGGAAATCCATCGTGCTGACGCCCCGCTCCGAGGCGTCGGGCGACTGGGTTGACGTGTACTGGAGCTGCTCGGCAGTGGACATTCCGATGGAGCTTCGATCGCAGAATTGCCCCTGA
- the ffh gene encoding signal recognition particle protein: MFENLSKRLSDTVNRLRGRGRLSEGNIREALREVRIALLEADVALPVVQALMERVKARAVGQEVMQSLTPGQTLIKIVRDELVAVMGSQNEELNLNCPAPAVVLMAGLQGSGKTTTTGKLAKLLHERRKKKVMVVSCDVYRPAAIEQLKTVAAQVGAEWFASTPDQKPLAIARAALDAARKQLIDVLIVDTAGRLAIDEAMMAEVAELNQALSPIETLFVVDSMTGQDAANTAKAFADALPLTGVILTKTDGDARGGAALSVRYLTGRPIKFLGAGEKMDALEPFHPDRVASRILGMGDVLSLIEDVTRKADQDSVEKLAAKMTSGKRFDLNDMREQLLQMQNMGGMAQLMDKLPMMPKMGDTAAAGAMGDKEMRKMVAIINSMTPKERRFPDLLNGSRKVRVARGSGTHPSDINRLMKQYMMMEKMMKKMSGGGIKGMLRALKGGMGGGMPPGLGGGPRR; encoded by the coding sequence ATGTTCGAAAACCTGTCCAAACGCCTGTCCGATACCGTCAACCGACTGCGTGGCCGCGGCCGATTGTCCGAAGGCAATATCCGCGAAGCCCTGCGCGAGGTGCGCATTGCCCTGCTGGAGGCCGATGTGGCCTTGCCGGTGGTGCAGGCGCTGATGGAGCGGGTCAAGGCGCGCGCGGTGGGTCAGGAGGTGATGCAGAGCCTGACGCCGGGTCAGACCCTGATCAAGATCGTGCGCGACGAGCTGGTCGCGGTCATGGGCTCGCAGAACGAAGAGCTGAACCTGAATTGCCCGGCACCGGCCGTGGTGCTCATGGCCGGCCTGCAGGGCTCGGGCAAGACCACCACCACCGGCAAGCTGGCCAAGCTGCTGCACGAGCGCCGCAAGAAGAAGGTCATGGTGGTCAGCTGCGACGTCTACCGTCCTGCCGCCATCGAGCAGCTGAAGACCGTGGCCGCCCAGGTTGGCGCCGAGTGGTTTGCCAGCACCCCGGATCAGAAGCCGCTGGCCATCGCCCGCGCCGCGCTGGATGCTGCCCGCAAGCAGCTGATCGACGTGCTGATCGTCGATACCGCCGGTCGCCTGGCCATCGACGAAGCCATGATGGCCGAAGTGGCCGAGCTCAATCAGGCCCTGAGCCCGATCGAGACCCTGTTCGTGGTCGACAGCATGACCGGTCAGGACGCCGCCAACACCGCCAAGGCCTTTGCCGATGCGCTGCCGTTGACCGGCGTGATCCTGACCAAGACCGATGGCGATGCCCGCGGCGGCGCCGCCCTGTCGGTGCGCTACCTCACCGGTCGCCCGATCAAGTTCCTGGGTGCCGGCGAAAAGATGGACGCGCTGGAACCCTTCCATCCGGATCGCGTGGCCTCGCGCATCCTCGGCATGGGCGATGTGCTGTCGCTGATCGAGGATGTCACCCGCAAGGCTGATCAGGATTCGGTGGAAAAGCTGGCCGCCAAGATGACCAGCGGCAAGCGCTTTGACCTCAACGACATGCGCGAGCAGTTGCTGCAGATGCAGAACATGGGCGGCATGGCGCAGCTGATGGACAAGCTGCCGATGATGCCGAAGATGGGCGATACCGCCGCCGCTGGTGCCATGGGCGACAAGGAAATGCGCAAGATGGTGGCGATCATCAATTCGATGACCCCCAAGGAACGGCGCTTTCCGGATCTGCTCAACGGCTCGCGCAAGGTCCGCGTGGCCCGTGGATCGGGCACTCATCCCTCCGACATCAACCGACTGATGAAGCAGTACATGATGATGGAAAAGATGATGAAGAAGATGTCCGGCGGCGGCATCAAGGGCATGCTCCGCGCCCTCAAGGGTGGCATGGGCGGCGGCATGCCGCCGGGCTTGGGCGGTGGTCCGAGGCGCTGA
- the ccsA gene encoding cytochrome c biogenesis protein CcsA gives MLETILLTIVVLGYAAGSTLLLLDAFGVRREPAWLALGAGVVALIAHAGLIFLPAMAGQPLSTNFFHALSLVSWAMATVMTVTSARNRARVLLAMIWPIALLAAVAAALSQAPPADAISGWQIRLHVVIALSAYALLSIAALQALVVAWQEGALRRKHFSATLRALPPLSAMEELLFQYIVAGFAMLTLTVLSGALFIDDWMAQHLVHKTVLTLLAWVVFGGLIFGRWKFGWRGRTAVNWTLVGMLVLLLAFFGSKFVLEIVLGR, from the coding sequence ATGCTTGAAACCATCCTGCTGACCATCGTGGTGCTCGGCTACGCCGCCGGTTCCACCCTGCTGCTGCTCGACGCCTTCGGCGTGCGCCGCGAGCCCGCGTGGCTGGCGCTGGGTGCCGGTGTCGTCGCGCTGATCGCCCATGCCGGGCTGATCTTCCTGCCGGCCATGGCCGGCCAGCCGCTGAGCACCAATTTCTTCCATGCGCTGTCGCTGGTGTCCTGGGCCATGGCCACGGTGATGACCGTGACCAGTGCCCGAAACCGGGCCCGGGTACTGCTGGCCATGATCTGGCCGATCGCCCTGCTGGCCGCGGTGGCCGCGGCGCTGAGTCAGGCTCCGCCGGCCGATGCCATTTCCGGCTGGCAGATCCGATTGCATGTGGTGATCGCGCTGTCGGCCTATGCCCTGCTCAGCATTGCCGCGCTGCAGGCGTTGGTGGTGGCCTGGCAGGAAGGGGCGCTGCGGCGCAAGCATTTCTCGGCCACGCTGCGCGCGCTGCCGCCGCTGTCGGCGATGGAAGAACTGCTGTTCCAGTACATCGTCGCCGGATTCGCCATGCTCACGCTGACCGTGCTCAGCGGCGCGCTGTTCATCGACGACTGGATGGCCCAGCACCTGGTCCACAAGACGGTGCTGACACTGCTGGCCTGGGTGGTCTTCGGTGGCCTGATCTTCGGGCGCTGGAAATTCGGCTGGCGCGGTCGCACCGCGGTCAACTGGACGCTGGTCGGCATGCTGGTGCTGCTGCTGGCCTTCTTCGGCAGCAAGTTCGTGCTGGAAATCGTGCTCGGGCGATAG